cCAGCTAATGCCCAATACACAACTGGGGATGAGCAGAGTAAGGTGCTCTTTGTCCCTTGAGCTCTGCATGTCACCAGTTCCAAATATGGATGTAAATGGCTTTTAACTACAACATTTGGTATCTCCTGAACTTCTAGTGCTATGCAGCAAAGCCCTTAAACTCACTAAACATCAGTTTAGcagttttttccttccctttaaCAGAGAACAGTTGCAAGGAAGTGTTTTTCATAACACAATGTTTCCTTGGACCCTTTTTTATCTACcgaaaaaaattatttctctgtgaATTGAAAGCAAATCCTCATGAAATAAATACCTCTGTCAAAGCAGGCCttggggaggaagaggagaaggttGCTTGGGTGACAttgccacagcagagcaggaacatGCTGCtaagggaggggacagccagctCCAATGGGGCCatgggccctgctctgccagccggaggggacagccagcagTGTCCCCGGGTTGGGAGGAGTGAGAGGAGTGGCAGAGGTgcctggcaggggacaggcgtgtggccagggctgtggcagctcccaggacaCGGCAGGGAGGTGGCGGTGCGCGTTGCCAGAGCCCCATCTGCAGGCGGCCGCCGCCCGGACACCCCGCGCAGTTAGGGGTGAGGAGCGGCACTGACATCGCTACGGGAATTAAATTAACTGCTTCCAAAAAAACCACGCCAAACCCCGTTCTGCAGCCATCCTGCAGACCTTCCACAAAGGTCAGCTGTCTGTGAGGCCCCGGGTGGTTGGTACCTGGGGAGCTTTGACGGTGCTGCTTTCAGCGCCGAGGGAACGCGAGACCCCCTGAGGGTCTGAGTCCCCCACAGCGCATCGGCAGCAGCAAATCTGACGAGTCTCTTCGATTTCTCCGTGCTTCTGGCAGCAAGATGCAATAGATAAATTATACATTGGTGTTTCAAGATAAAATAgctaaaaaaaggaagaggtagtgCATGCTGTGGCAGGTTAAGAGCACAGCTTGTGCTGTGTGTTTTGAAGCTTCTTGGCTGCTCTTAGAAGGGGTAAAGAGCTGCAATACCAAAGCCTTTCCCTCACAGGATATGCATGCAAATCTTTCTCCTGTGCCATCACTGTTTTCCATATTGACTGGCACCTTCTTCCCTCTCACACATGTACTGAAATGAGCCAAACTCAGAAatcagggcagggaaggaggaggaagggatgtGGTGGACAGACAGGTCAATTGCATAAGCTCCGCTTCCTAAGGAAATGAGGCAAAAAAAGATTCAGACACCCTGGTTTCAGTGATAGAGAAATTTGTATTCCTGTTTcccttggcagcagcactgcactgtgACGGGCCCTCTTTTATCACTTCTCTAAGCAAAGTGCAGCTGGGACCCTGTGATAAATCTTCCCTTTGCTCCATCCCACTCCTGAAATAACTCAGAAGTGTCAGTTCGAAAAAGGATGTGCTGCATTTCTTCCCCTTATTAATTGAAATAACAGGCCTGGGATAATCTGGCCTGCTTGGAAGTGTCAACCTTTCTGTGTTTGATCTGAATGGATAAATGAAGCTCTCCTACAATTATCTCACAACGTGCCAGGGAACTCACATCTCCACTCCGTCCTACAGAGCACTGAAGCAAAAAACCATTCCAGGTGCATTTGGCTTTTTGGGAGGTACATGCTATGGCCTGGTAAGGGCTCCTGTTGTGCTCAGCTTCCCCATGAAGTGCATCACTGCAAATAAAACTTGCTGCACAAAACATGAGCACAAGGATTGCCTGAGCAAGCTGGCTGGAGGAAAACCTGAGGGGAAGCAGAGCCAGAGGTGCCCATGCTTGACACTGACACAAAGAGAAGGCGTGTGGAAAAGGGAACCAAAGGGGACCAATGTGACATCCCTCTGGGAAGGGAACTGTGAGCTTTTACTGCAGACTTTCCCCTGCTTTTCCGTGATTTAACAATATGACAATTTTTGGTTGCGTTGGCACCGGAGAGTCTGTGATCGAGAGGTGGGGCTGAGCGGGGGAACAACCCTACCCTGAtcactgccagcactggagcaggacGGGCTCTccgggctgggacccccggagcagagctggctctATGCGccatcccttttttcccctcgGAGTTCCCGGAGGGGCTCGGTTCGCTGCCCTCACGGCGCTGCCCACACGGCGCTGCTGCCCGCACGGCGCTGCCCTCACGGCGCTGCCCACACCGCGCCCGCTGCTTCGCCctccccgccgtgtccccgcgCGGCCGCCGTAGCGCCGCACGTGTGCGCCCCGCGCGGTGCCGGCGCTGCGCAGCGCCCGCGTAagtggcggcggcggccggggctgagggcggcgggcgcggcctCTCCCGCCCGGCGGGTCCGGCGGCGATGCTGCGGTGGGGGCTCCGGGTCGTGAGCTGCGGCTTCTCCGCCCCGGGGAGCGCGGCGTGCGCCGGGTCGTGGCGGCGGCAGCGCAGCGTGGGTACCGccgggccctgccctgccccgctccgGGGACGGGTCAGGCCGGCTGGGCCCATCGCCGCTCGCCCTGCCGGCCTTCCCAGCCGGCCCGCCGGGTGTCCCGGCAGCGcaggctctgcctgcctccTGCAGGGAATGGTGACACGGCTTAGCGGGGAACAGGGGTGCTCGCCCTTCCTTCATGTGCCCTTCTGCGGCCCCGCGGGACTGAGCTGTCGCGTTCTGCCCCAGTTTCGTGCCATTCACGCTCGTCCCATCTGCGGTTGTTTCCCCTGCAGGTTCTTACAATGGCTGAGGATTTGGTAGCAGCGGTTGCCAGCCAGACAAAGAGACTCAACAGCAGCAGCGAGGTGGTTCAAAGGCTGGAAGAAAACGGGCATCAGGACAAAAGGTTGAAGAGTGATGCAGATGAGGAAGATGCAGAGGATCAGAATAAGAAGTTACCCAAAAGGAAGATTGTGCTGTTGATGGCATATTCAGGGAAAGGCTACCATGGCATGCAAGTATGTGGTTTGGCAAAGCAGCATCTCCAGCTTATTTTTTGTCAGGTTTAGTCAGAGTGCCTGGGTAGGGAAACAGCTGAGCATTTGTAGTGTGAAAAACCGGGCAGGAGAAGTGTATGAATGGCTTCGAATGGCTTGGTAGTAACTTAATTTTAAGAAGTCAGTGGTGCATCTCTGATGATTCTAGGGACAGTGCTTTGTCAtagcaccagccctgcctgtgcagggTGGCCTGTGGCACAGAACTGGCAGTGAGAGGGTGATCCTGCtccatctgctgctcctctgcacgTACTGCAAGCTCCATACACTTAAAGAATACTTCAGAAGCTCCAGAGGATGTCTTGCACACAGACAGGGAAGGGAGCCTTTCATGCTTATACCACAAAGGAGGTTTTTTCACCAGCAGTAAGCCTCGTGCTTACAGGCACATAAGGTGAACTGAGCAAAACAACCCAACCTattttctagaagaaaaatttGCAGAGGCTGTGGTTGGTACAGCAACTGTTAGCTTGCAGGAACTAGGACAGTATTGCAGTTGAAGGAATCATCAAAAACCTCCAGAACTGTTGCACAGTGAAATTAGAAATGAGCCCTTATTTGCTATAAGAGAAACAGCTAAATCAGAATGGTGTTCAATTAACACTCTCTGGTAAAATACAGGTAGGTTTGTTAGAGAATGGCTCTTaaggctgcagagggaagacTTAAAGACTTTCACAACAGTTTTTGATTAATGAAATTTCCATCTTCATTTATCCAGTTATTGCACTTTGttctgtttcttatttttactaCATATGGCCTCTTAGAGAAACGTGGGATCTTCACAGTTCAAGACAATTGAAGATGACCTTGTCTCTGCCCTCGTTCAGTCAGGATGCATCCCAGAAAACCACGGGGAAGACATGAAGAAGATGTCTTTCCAGAGGTGTGCTCGAACAGATAAGGTAAAttgggcagggctctgctctcctaAACCCTGGCGTTTTcacacctctgctgctgggatAGACTGGTAAAGCGTTGTCCTGAGGGAGATCCAGCAGCAAGTGCTGTTCACAGTGAATGTTGCTTAAAACTTCTCCTTTTGTCCACTATTAAATTAAACTACAAGCAAATAAACTCGTTATTCAGCTATTTCAACTCTGCAAGTGCTATCATAGAGCTTCCAAAGAACACAATTatgtggggttttgtgtttgaTGGCTTTTACAGGGTGTGTCTGCAGCTGGACAGATTGTGTCACTGAAGGTCAGGCTAATAGATGACATCTTAGAAAAGATCAATAATCATCTTCCTTCTCACATCAGAATTCTGGGTAAGAACACTGAAATgggcagagaaaatgttttcaagaaaagctTTCTCCTGCAGAAGGTCTCTCCCTTaccattttaattttacttataAGGGGTTTAGTTTTAACATGCTTCTGTTAGCTTGAAATTTGGGGTTCTTTCGAACAAAtctattttttgtttgtattttgtttaaaaatattcttgttgGTAGGAGTGAGATCACAATCAATCTGTAACCTCCTGATTCAAAAACCTAATGTCCCTTTTAAATCCAGGCCTGAAGAGAGTCACTGGGGGATTCAACTCCAAGAACAAATGCGATGCCAGAACCTACTCGTACATGCTGCCAACGTTTGCCTTTGCCCACAAGGACCACGATGTGCAGGAAGAGCTTTATAGGCTGGACACAGAGACCCTTGAAAGGGTCAATAAACTGCTGGCCTACTACAAGGGGACACACAACTTCCACAACTTCACATCGCAGAAGGGCCCCAGGGACCCCAGTGCCAAGCGGTACATCATGGAGATGTACTGCGGGGAGCCCTTCGTCAGGGAAAACGTGGAATTCGCAGTGATCACAGTGAAGGGGCAGAGTTTCATGATGCACCAGATCAGGAAGATGATTGGGCTGGTGATAGCCATTGTGAAAGGTTATGCTGCTGAGTCCATCATGGAACgcagctggggagaggagaaggttgACGTCCCCAAAGCCCCGGGACTTGGGCTGGTTTTGGAGAAAGTACACTTTGAAAAATACAACAGGCGTTTTGGGAATGATGGGCTGCATGAGCCGCTGGAATGgacggaggaggaggagaagattGCTGTTTTCAAAGAGCAGTACATCTATCCTACCATTATCAACACTGAAAGGGAGGAGAAATCCATGGCAAACTGGCTAAACACCCTCCCCATTCATGACTTCAACTCGTCTGCTGTTGAGATGCAAACTAACAACAAAAATTCAAAGGTAATGACTGAAGCCATTATTTTGCAAATGGAAGCTGTCAAGTTGAAACATCTCTTCCCTTtgtaacatttttgttttccgTGAAATGCCGTGGAAATGACAGTCATCTGGAGTATGAAATGTGTATAATCTTCTGTCTTTGTGCACTTGATGATAGTGGAATGAACTGTACAAAGCATTGTTTTTGCAGGGGTTTACAGGGAGTAGttgaggagggaggaaggaaagcttTAAGCACAAGCAATTTGCATAATCATAAACTGGCAACAGAAATTATGGACACATTGTCAGCCTTTGCTGTTGTGAAAGTGTTTGGGAGTCTGGGTTTGACAGGTTGACAGTTGTTCAGGTTGacaattttgctttaaatacCTGCTGACTTTCTGTATTCTCTGATTTTGGGCTAATTCTCACTTTGTTACTTGATAAGGTTTGGGATCAGGGAAACTTAGGACCAGTTCTTTTAGATTAATCTGCCATGAGCTGAAAATAGGTCATCAGAACAGCTTCTGAGTAGCTGGGATATTGTGGAATTGGATTTGTGCCAACAGGGACTCCTGTGAGCTGTAAGCTTTGCAGTACAACAAAGGTGCAGAATACATTTTT
The sequence above is a segment of the Prinia subflava isolate CZ2003 ecotype Zambia chromosome 19, Cam_Psub_1.2, whole genome shotgun sequence genome. Coding sequences within it:
- the PUS1 gene encoding pseudouridylate synthase 1 homolog isoform X1, with amino-acid sequence MLRWGLRVVSCGFSAPGSAACAGSWRRQRSVLTMAEDLVAAVASQTKRLNSSSEVVQRLEENGHQDKRLKSDADEEDAEDQNKKLPKRKIVLLMAYSGKGYHGMQRNVGSSQFKTIEDDLVSALVQSGCIPENHGEDMKKMSFQRCARTDKGVSAAGQIVSLKVRLIDDILEKINNHLPSHIRILGLKRVTGGFNSKNKCDARTYSYMLPTFAFAHKDHDVQEELYRLDTETLERVNKLLAYYKGTHNFHNFTSQKGPRDPSAKRYIMEMYCGEPFVRENVEFAVITVKGQSFMMHQIRKMIGLVIAIVKGYAAESIMERSWGEEKVDVPKAPGLGLVLEKVHFEKYNRRFGNDGLHEPLEWTEEEEKIAVFKEQYIYPTIINTEREEKSMANWLNTLPIHDFNSSAVEMQTNNKNSKKSSDLEGSDGCGDDSD
- the PUS1 gene encoding pseudouridylate synthase 1 homolog isoform X2 — its product is MAEDLVAAVASQTKRLNSSSEVVQRLEENGHQDKRLKSDADEEDAEDQNKKLPKRKIVLLMAYSGKGYHGMQRNVGSSQFKTIEDDLVSALVQSGCIPENHGEDMKKMSFQRCARTDKGVSAAGQIVSLKVRLIDDILEKINNHLPSHIRILGLKRVTGGFNSKNKCDARTYSYMLPTFAFAHKDHDVQEELYRLDTETLERVNKLLAYYKGTHNFHNFTSQKGPRDPSAKRYIMEMYCGEPFVRENVEFAVITVKGQSFMMHQIRKMIGLVIAIVKGYAAESIMERSWGEEKVDVPKAPGLGLVLEKVHFEKYNRRFGNDGLHEPLEWTEEEEKIAVFKEQYIYPTIINTEREEKSMANWLNTLPIHDFNSSAVEMQTNNKNSKKSSDLEGSDGCGDDSD